One window of the Pieris rapae chromosome 11, ilPieRapa1.1, whole genome shotgun sequence genome contains the following:
- the LOC110999458 gene encoding kelch domain-containing protein 10 homolog: protein MASNVTDFLFEPFKVIEVKFEGRKWPRPRSGHRISCDDGNVYCFGGYNPSLLLKEIQLNSSTWSPTKPLFRELWSFNVATRLWKEHDITENMPEELASNAMCINGRYLMIHGGTGFHFGNKCSNDVIIWNTKYCNNSLEVLEVTGARPPGQYGQSILCHNNYFYTIGGTNGHEYNCDIHRLDLRTKIWEPAFIGTGQDYEPQGRYRHEIAKANNKLYIIGGGTNEMAFELMEIPMFDLDNSTWSCLIPKPDESLEKTIAPLPRKCHSAVQIDTESGVQVFVVGGSDSESVFNDVWRLDLPELQWHLMQKSVLPNPLYFHSSAVTSYGCMYIFGGIESLQNATCRKNKLYKMWLCIPKLSEMCWEALHSCYPKLATLKKQELLNIGIPQHIVDRVHTG, encoded by the exons atggcGTCGAATGTTACAGACTTTTTATTTGAACCGTTTAAAGTTATTGAAGTAAAATTCGAAGGACGTAAATGGCCTAGACCGAGAAGTGGACATAGAATTAGTTGTGACGATGGAAATGTTTACTGTTTCGGAGGTTACAACCCTTCtttattattgaaagaaaTACAGCTTAACAGTTCCACATGGTCACCCACAAAACCACTATTTAGGGAATTGTGGAGTTTTAATGTAGCCACAAGACTATGGAAAGAACATGATATAACTGAAAACATGCCTGAAGAACTAGCTTCAAATGCTATGTGTATTAATGGCAGATATCTTATg atacatGGTGGTACCGGTTTTCACTTTGGTAACAAATGCAGTAATGATGTCATAATatggaatacaaaatattgtaataattctcTAGAAGTACTGGAAGTAACAGGTGCTAGACCACCCGGGCAATATGGGCAGTCTATCTTGTGCCacaataactatttttatactataggAGGAACAAATGGTCATGAGTACAATTGTGATATTCACag ATTAGATTTACGTACTAAGATCTGGGAACCTGCATTTATAGGCACAGGCCAAGATTATGAACCACAAGGAAGGTATAGACATGAAATTGCAAAAGCTAATAACAAACTTTATATCATTGGCGGAGGCACCAATGAAATGGCCTTTGAACTCATGGAAATCCCTATGTTTGACTTAGATAACAGTACTTGGTCATGCTTAATACCGAAACCTGATGAGAGTTTAGAGAAAACCATTGCACCATTGCCAAGAAAGTGTCATAGTGCAGTTCAAATTGATACAGAGAGTGGTGTTCAAGTTTTTGTTGTTGGGGGGAGTGACAGTGAATCAGTGTTTAATGATGTTTGGCGGTTAGATTTACCTGAACTCCAGTGGCATTTAATGCAAAAAAGTGTTCTTCCTAATCCACTGTACTTCCATTCATCTGCAGTCACTTCATATggatgtatgtatatatttggcGGCATAGAGTCATTACAAAATGCAACATGTAGAAagaataagttatataaaatgtggTTATGTATACCAAAGTTAAGTGAAATGTGTTGGGAAGCACTCCATAGTTGTTACCCAAAACTTGCAACACTCAAAAAACAGGAACTACTTAACATAGGCATTCCTCAACACATTGTCGATAGAGTGCATActggttaa